The genome window GCGCGACCGGGGCCTGACCCAGACGGCCATGGCCGGGGACCTCGGCGTCTCCCCCAGCTATCTGAACCATATCGAGCGCAACCAGAGGCCGGTCTCGGCCCAGCTGCTGCTGCGGCTGGCCGATGCCTATGACGTCGACCTGCGGACACTGGGCCAGACGGGGGTGGCGGGCGAGGCGGACCTGGCGGAGGTGCTGGCCGATCCCCTGTTCAAGGGGCTGGAGGTGCCGCGCCACGAGCTGGTGCAGCTGGTCGACGACGCGCCCGGGGCCGCCGAGGCGATCGTTCGGCTGTACCGGGCCTTTGCCGAGCAGCGCGACAAGACGCGGGCCGCCCTGATCGAGGGCGGACAGGCCGCGGACGCCCCCTCCCCCGCCGACTGGGTGCGCGACCATGTGCAGTCCCGCGCCAACTATTTCCCCGAACTGGACGGGCTGGGCGAGACCCTGCACGCGGCGTTGGATCCGAACATGACCGGCGAGGGGTGCGAGGCGCTGGCACGGGTCCGGCTGGCCACGCGACACAATCTGGCGGTCAAGGTCATGCCGGCCGAGGTGATGGTGGAATGGACCCGCCGGTTCGATCCCCACCGGCGACGGCTGCTGCTGTCGGAGACCCTGGACCATTCCTCGCGCGCCTTCGCCATCGCCTACCAGCTGGCCCTGGCCGAGCATGACGCCGGGCTGAACGCCCTGGCCGACGCGGCCCGGCCGCCGGATGCGACGACGCGGGCCCTGCTGAAGGTGTCGCTGACCAACACCCTGGCCGCCGCCATCCTGATGCCCTACGCCGCCTTCCAGAGGATGGCCGAGGCGACCGGCTATGACATCGCCCGGCTGCAGACCCGGTTCGCCGTCTCGTTCGAACAGGTCGCGCATCGCCTGACGACCCTGTCGCGCCCGACCGCGCGGGGGGTGCCCTTCTTCCTGATGCGGGTCGATCAGGCGGGCAACGTGTCCAAACGCTATGCCGCCGGCGCCTTTCCGTTCGCGCGGTTCGGCGGAGCCTGTCCCCGGTGGCGGCTGCATTCGGCGTTTCGCACGCCGGAACGACTGGTCACACAGATCATCGAGACGCCGGACGGCCGACGCTGGTTCACCCTGGCCCGCACCGTCGATCGCCAGGGGCACGACGGGTTTGGCGAACGCTATGACCTGGCCATCGGCCTCGGGTGCGAGCTGAAGGACGCGCATCGGCTGGTCTATGCGCGCGGGCTGGACCTGACGGCCCCCGAGGTCACGCCTATCGGCCCCGCGTGCCGCCTGTGCCACCGCCACCCCTGCGCCGAGCGCGCCGCCCCGCCGGTGGACCGGGTTCTGGCCGTCGACGACTGGTCCAAATCGGTCAGCCCCTATCCGTTCGGGGCGGCGTAAGGCCGTTTTCCGGCGCAACCGGATGTGGTCAGGCATGGCCGGAGCGTCCTGCGTCCCGGATAATCGCTGGCGCGATTTCCGGGATGACAAGGTTGAATGGCGATTGACCCTAGTCCGGCGCGGTCGCCGTGCCCTCCAGCGCCCTCTGCGCCGCTGCCAGTTCGCCCGCCATGACGGCCTTCAGCCGGTGGGGGGCGAGGATCGTCACCTGGTCGCCCCAGGTGAACAGGTGCCAGGCCAGTTCGCGCATGCCGGAGGCGCGGAAGCGGACGATGACGGAGCCGTCGGGCTGATCTTCCAGCGACTGGGTC of Brevundimonas subvibrioides contains these proteins:
- a CDS encoding helix-turn-helix domain-containing protein, with amino-acid sequence MDVSADRKLFLGARVKRLRRDRGLTQTAMAGDLGVSPSYLNHIERNQRPVSAQLLLRLADAYDVDLRTLGQTGVAGEADLAEVLADPLFKGLEVPRHELVQLVDDAPGAAEAIVRLYRAFAEQRDKTRAALIEGGQAADAPSPADWVRDHVQSRANYFPELDGLGETLHAALDPNMTGEGCEALARVRLATRHNLAVKVMPAEVMVEWTRRFDPHRRRLLLSETLDHSSRAFAIAYQLALAEHDAGLNALADAARPPDATTRALLKVSLTNTLAAAILMPYAAFQRMAEATGYDIARLQTRFAVSFEQVAHRLTTLSRPTARGVPFFLMRVDQAGNVSKRYAAGAFPFARFGGACPRWRLHSAFRTPERLVTQIIETPDGRRWFTLARTVDRQGHDGFGERYDLAIGLGCELKDAHRLVYARGLDLTAPEVTPIGPACRLCHRHPCAERAAPPVDRVLAVDDWSKSVSPYPFGAA